The genomic window tgtctgtctgtcaggcAGCCTTTCTCTCCGCTTAAGTTATCCGGACACCGTTCCTTCCTGTCGCTgtatttcccattttccttcccTTATTCTTTGATTGGATCTTCGTAAGAacaggagaaaataaaaaaaaaactatatgaatATATCCAACAGTGACAACAACCGATTATTCGTGATAGTTATTCATAATCTAGAGTGAAGGATCTTGTCGTGGtactccccctctcccccccccccgacaTCCACGCGACACCTTTTACTTCATTCGTTTCCACCCTACTGGAGACACCAGCGCAACATGGCCGCTATATAAACCGCCGGGCATATGGTGTCCAGTATTCACTCCTTTGATCATATCCAAAGAGTCGCCATGgtaaggaagtgtccaggagcaATAGAAGCtactgtattattttgttttccggTGTATTTGCAACAagtcttttaattttcatttttttctattagttgtttttttattgtttattttattttttacacattttttgctTTTTGATTTGAATTAATTTCAGCGTATTTGTTTTCCGGTGTATTTGCAACAAGgcgctttttaatttcatttttttatttatttaattttttttatatattttgttctctTTGATTTAAATTAATTTCAGCGCTGATGACCAGAGCTTTTCGGTTTTCTCTTCAGTAAATCACCAATTAAATCAATTAATATAACGCACCGAGTTTTCTTACTAACGTACATTTTATCCTCATAATACCttattctgaataaaaaataatttcattttttttatataattgccaCAATCACTCGCAGATCCATTTGACATTTGAAAAGATACATATATTTTCACCTTAGAATGTTCGATTACATGGAATGTCTCAAGATGTTTCATTTGCATTGTAAATTATTTTCCCTTCAAAGTGAATATTTTTACATTGTTCATTATATTTATCAGACAACTTCATCTCAACAAGAAGCATTTTCCTTCGGTAACTTTCGTTTTGTGTATACGATCTTCAACTCGCCATTTGATTTTCATTTGCAATTCTAAAGCTAATATAATCCGCAGCTAATCTAGTTAGCTTTCAGCTAATGTAATCCTCCATTTCTGTTGTAAATTTGCATGCcatcattcatttatattttaacatGACACTTCATTTTTTACAAGGTGGATAACTGATACTGACGGGCTCTTTCacgtaaaatattttgaaatgttgaTTCATTATTCTCCTGTAATTTAAATGCAAGATACATTTTAATTATTGAGACTTTCATTTACAATGAACATAAATTCATCCAGTCACTCACTTTCAAATTCCTATAGAAGTCCATTGTGATGAGATATACTTTCACTTCATAACCTCCCATTTTAATCAAATAATCTCAAATGGTTTATTGCTGTTCAGCATTCCACAAGAATGCATCTTATCCAAACATTCTTTTATTCACAGTGAATGTTCCTTTTCAGTCATTCAtctcccaatttcattttcattttttttgtttttattcaacatTCTGTGAAAAAATGCATATCTAAACAATCTTTCATTCACAGGGGATGTTTctcttaattcattcatttttcattttcatcttcaattttattttcccaAGGGACCCccatttacataaaataatctaatataacttgtttttattcaacattctgtaaaagaaaattgctTTCATCCAAACAATCTTTCATTCACTGTGAAAGTTCATTTTCagtcattaatttttcattttcattttcattttcatatttattttttcatgggaCCCTTATCTACataaaataatctaatataatttgtttttattcaacattctgtaaaaaaaagaaattgtattttatcCAAACAATCTTTCATTCAAagtgaattttcattttcagccattcattcatttttcatttccattttcattgtcatttttattttcccacaAAGCCTCAATTACTGACAGAGTGAAGATGATGCATTTCCACTTTATAATTTCCAGTTTCCATAAgattattcatacatattttcATTACCTACATATTTTGAGTCATtcatatttgattttcatttccattttcatttttattttcccataAAGCCTCAATTATTGATAGAGCGAAGACTATGCATTTCCACTTTATAATTTCCAATTTCCATAccattattcattcatattttcattacctACGTattcattcatcattcatttcCTTTCCCTAGCGTATAGCTCTCGCAGCAATCCTTATACTGGTCGCGGTGGCCACGGCTATGGCCGACCCTGACCCCAGTTTTGGTAAAGGATACGGCGGTGGAGGATACGGCGGTGGGGGATACGGCGGTGGGGGATACGGAAAAGGACACGGGAAGGGCTGTTGCAGCTACGGGAAAGGATACGGCAAAGGACACGGCGGAGGATATGGCCACGGCGGATACGGCGGCGGTGGCGGCTACggcaaaggacacggcaaaggaCACGGTGGTGGATACGGCGGCGGTGGCTACGGAAAAGGACACGGCAAAGGACACGGTGGTGGATACGGCGGCGGTGGCTACGGCAAAGGACACGGTAAAGGATACGGCAAAGGACACGGCGGAGGATACGGCCACGGTGGATATGGAGGCGGTGGTGGCTACGGCAAAGGACACGGGAAAGGATACGGCAAAGGACACGGCGGAGGATACGGTGAGTGAACACATTAAACGCTAGATAAGTTCCCGAAAGATTTATACCATTTTATATGAATTAAACtctgttaataatataataatcattgcTTTTATTTCAGTCAAATTACTCTATGTTATTAACATAATAATCATATTTGTTTTATAACATTTCAGATAAGTTAAACTTTGTTAATAATACAATTTGATTTGCTTGATAAAATTTCAGTTAAGTGAAAATctgttaacataaaaatcttatttgtttttataacatttcaattaaatcaaACTCTGTTTTCAATATAatagtcttatttttttaaaaacattaacatttcttATTAAGCTAAACATTGTTAAAACTACAATCAAatctattttataaaataataatcctatttattttataaaatttcactTAAAGTAAACATTGTTAAGAATAAAATTATCTAATTTGTATgataaaatttcagtaaaaatttaacttaataataaaatcatctttTTTCAGTTAAATTAAACTCGGTTAATAATATAccaatcttatttttttataagatttcagTTAAATTAAGCTCTGTTAACAACAAAATAATCTTATTCATTACATAGGATTTCAGTTGAATTCAACTttgttaatgataaaataatctctcttttttttttttttttaggttatcaCTGAAGTGTTACCCTCTGTTAATATTATTTAACGAATAAAAATAACGTTGTTGGATACTTTTTCGTTTTAATTCTCCGGCTGCATTTAATAGACATTGGAATATGccataatatacaaatatgacGAGCTCAGTCAGCTGACAATATGGTCTGAAGATGTTATctgaaaacgaaaatgaaaatttatgtcTCTATGTTAAAAATTTCTTCGAGTATACAgatcgtatacatacatatataaatgtgcgtgtatgtttgtattatatatatacatatatgtataaataaaggtataagccaggaaggaaaaataaacaacagagtttctgcaagatctttgtactcgacgtcctttactcagcagacaaactgacttacatgaggaatttacagtacaggtcgtataactgacagataggaattataaggagattagtacctagaatctggtacacctggagaaagagtaacctttcaaaacaagcataaacatgggaacaacttaaaaacaaaaagattaagttccaactgctcagacacNNNNNNNNNNNNNNNNNNNNNNNNNNNNNNNNNNNNNNNNNNNNNNNNNNNNNNNNNNNNNNNNNNNNNNNNNNNNNNNNNNNNNNNNNNNNNNNNNNNNNNNNNNNNNNNNNNNNNNNNNNNNNNNNNNNNNNNNNNNNNNNNNNNNNNNNNNNNNNNNNNNNNNNNNNNNNNNNNNNNNNNNNNNNNNNNNNNNNNNNNNNNNNNNNNNNNNNNNNNNNNNNNNNNNNNNNNNNNNNNNNNNNNNNNNNNNNNNNNNNNNNNNNNNNNNNNNNNNNNNNNNNNNNNNNNNNNNNNNNNNNNNNNNNNNNNNNNNNNNNNNNNNNNNNNNNNNNNNNNNNNNNNNNNNNNNNNNNNNNNNNNNNNNNNNNNNNNNNNNNNNNNNNNNNNNNNNNNNNNNNNNNNNNNNNNNNNNNNNNNNNNNNNNNNNNNNNNNNNNNNNNNNNNNNNNNNNNNNNNNNNNNNNNNNNNNNNNNNNNNNNNNNNNNNNNNNNNNNNNNcaacaaataggacttaagtggacttaagcaaaaggGGTattggaaccatattgggcaattcactgGTGAGTCTGGAGTCATGAAAAGGTTAAGGTATGAAGAACTCTACTTTACATATATTTTGCAACTGGTATTTCCTGCAAAATGAATCTTGACGCATCATATTCTTCACATATGTACGAATGGGGTCTCGCCCACACACGTGTACATGCAAGCACACACCtactcacgtatatatatatatatatatatatatatatatatatatatatatatatatatatatatatatatattattgcctgTGAAAATCAAGAAATATAAAGGATAAACGATTTTTTATAATGTTCTAATTGCACTGATCAAACACATGACTTATAAAATATACTAAACTTCAATTCATATAATCACATACTAGATAAAGAAtcattttggagatatattattcgTAATGaaattactagagagagagagagagagagagagagagagagagagagagagagagagagagagattaggatgtAATCATATTTTTCGTAATCATTCTCACACTGATCATTGTTGTAAAACTTGTCTGCTTTGATAGACGGACAGCGAGAGATTGCCATTCGTTCCAGTCTTGAATTTAATTTATATCAAGAAAAATCTATtaaagagatgaagagagagagagacgagagagagaatgaagagagagagagagagagagagagatcatctcgaaatatttgtttaaaactttcacgaTTTCAGTCAGTCTGACTTTTCCAAATTGATGGGCGGAGTTTGAGCAGCTTCCATAACACTCCGTTTTCTATACTTCCAGGGAGTTTGAGTAGCGTCCATAACACTCCGTTTTCTATACTTCCAGGGAGTTGGCGCTCTGTGTCCATAATACTCCGTTTCTATAAATCCATTcctctcttcatcatcatcatagtcaTTATCAGTCTTTCCAGCgctttgtcttccacaaatctccactcatccccAGCCCCCCTTCTCGTTGGTCGCCTGGAAGTTGCTCTGGAATCTTCTAACTCTCCTGGAAGCAAATTCCCGAggtgtatactagtattgcaccagcccccgGATATTttaccatgcccctaggttagctTAGGTCAGTTCAAAGAATCCTAATAATTGGTGGTGGAAAACATAATGAGAATAAATtggtaaataaatgaatgttatcaaattgaataagaaaattgataaaaatatgcCAGATGCAATAGGGACATAATAcaagtaaaaataagaattaaaataaaccaaaaatattcaatcaaattactgaaataaaatcaataagtaaaaaaagtaacCATGAAATGTGATTAAAAATTAACTGATATAATCAAagtgaattgaaaattaatagattaaaag from Macrobrachium nipponense isolate FS-2020 chromosome 23, ASM1510439v2, whole genome shotgun sequence includes these protein-coding regions:
- the LOC135196672 gene encoding uncharacterized protein LOC135196672, with the translated sequence MRIALAAILILVAVATAMADPDPSFGKGYGGGGYGGGGYGGGGYGKGHGKGCCSYGKGYGKGHGGGYGHGGYGGGGGYGKGHGKGHGGGYGGGGYGKGHGKGHGGGYGGGGYGKGHGKGYGKGHGGGYGHGGYGGGGGYGKGHGKGYGKGHGGGYGYH